A region from the Paenibacillus humicola genome encodes:
- a CDS encoding Lsa family ABC-F type ribosomal protection protein, whose amino-acid sequence MSLIKVTDLTFAYDGSYDNIFEHVSLQIDTDWKLGFTGRNGRGKTTFLHLLLGKYEYSGTISSNVSFEYFPFHVEHKENLTYDVVESIDPDYEHWRLMREFSLLKLSEDVLYRPFGSLSNGEQTKVLLAVLFLKENRFLLIDEPTNHLDLHARKLVSDYLNGKSGFILVSHDRAFLDNCVDHIISINKTDIDIQKGNFSDWWDNKQRQDLFELAENEKLKKDIKRLSEAAKRTSSWSNEVEKTKNGTRNSGSKVDKGYIGHKAAKMMKRSKSIEQRQHSAIEERSQLLKNVDSSESLKISQLAYHKHQLVELDRVSIRYGEKNVCRDVSFTVEQGDRIAISGPNGSGKSSLLKLICGEEIPYSGVFRKGSQMQISYVSQDTSQLRGDLSDFARTSGIDESLFKAILRKLDFSRLQFEKDIASFSGGQKKKVLIAKSLCERAHLHVWDEPLNFVDVLSRMQIEELLLEHSPTILFVEHDREFCHHIATKSVELNV is encoded by the coding sequence ATGTCCTTGATCAAGGTAACCGATTTAACATTTGCCTATGACGGCAGTTACGACAATATTTTTGAGCATGTCAGCTTACAAATCGATACGGACTGGAAATTGGGCTTTACGGGGAGGAACGGCCGGGGCAAAACGACGTTTCTCCATCTGCTGCTCGGCAAGTACGAATACAGCGGAACGATTTCCTCCAACGTCAGCTTCGAGTATTTCCCGTTCCATGTCGAACATAAGGAGAACCTGACGTACGATGTGGTCGAGAGCATCGATCCGGACTATGAGCACTGGCGGCTCATGCGCGAGTTTTCGCTGCTCAAGCTGTCCGAGGATGTGCTGTACCGGCCGTTCGGCTCGCTGTCCAACGGAGAGCAAACGAAGGTGCTGCTGGCGGTCCTGTTTTTGAAGGAAAACCGCTTTTTGCTGATCGACGAGCCGACCAATCATCTGGATCTGCATGCCCGGAAGCTGGTAAGCGATTATTTGAACGGCAAAAGCGGGTTTATCCTGGTGTCGCACGATCGGGCGTTTCTCGACAACTGCGTCGACCACATCATTTCGATCAATAAGACCGATATCGACATTCAGAAAGGAAATTTCTCAGACTGGTGGGACAATAAACAGCGGCAGGACCTTTTCGAACTGGCCGAGAACGAGAAGCTGAAGAAGGACATCAAGAGGCTGTCCGAAGCGGCTAAGCGAACGAGCAGCTGGTCGAACGAAGTAGAAAAAACGAAAAACGGCACCCGTAACTCCGGCTCCAAGGTCGACAAAGGATACATCGGGCACAAGGCCGCCAAAATGATGAAACGGTCCAAATCGATCGAGCAGAGACAGCATTCCGCAATCGAGGAACGATCCCAGCTTCTGAAAAACGTCGATAGCTCGGAAAGCCTGAAAATATCGCAGCTGGCTTATCATAAGCACCAATTGGTCGAGCTTGACCGCGTTTCGATACGTTACGGCGAAAAAAACGTTTGCCGCGACGTCAGCTTTACGGTCGAGCAAGGGGACCGCATCGCGATCTCCGGTCCGAACGGCTCGGGCAAATCCAGTTTGCTCAAGCTGATTTGCGGCGAAGAGATCCCTTATTCCGGCGTGTTTCGAAAAGGGAGTCAGATGCAAATTTCCTACGTTTCACAAGATACCTCGCAGCTGCGGGGTGATTTGTCGGATTTCGCCAGAACCAGCGGGATTGACGAAAGCTTATTCAAAGCGATTTTGAGAAAACTCGATTTTTCGCGCCTGCAATTCGAAAAGGACATCGCATCTTTTAGCGGCGGTCAAAAGAAGAAGGTTCTGATTGCAAAAAGCCTCTGCGAACGAGCTCATTTGCATGTTTGGGACGAACCGCTCAATTTTGTCGACGTCCTGTCCCGGATGCAAATCGAAGAGCTGCTGCTGGAGCATTCGCCGACGATCCTTTTTGTGGAGCACGACCGTGAGTTTTGTCATCATATCGCAACAAAAAGCGTGGAACTGAACGTTTGA
- a CDS encoding ANTAR domain-containing response regulator, whose protein sequence is MLKSILLVEDEARLISMHSLQQNCRTLHRVSTREEAKGLISVVDAAVLHMPAGLIVDWQSALTKMRKLPILWLCTENEAPKEIDWGFTLDGILFGSMTSIEMNIALKWGMRVFQQHKRWAEERDQLLQRLEERKWIDQAKAVLCEIKGISEAEAYDFLRKQAMNERKRIGDIAASIVKVYQLIHG, encoded by the coding sequence TTGTTAAAATCGATTTTGCTGGTTGAGGACGAAGCCCGCCTCATATCCATGCACAGTCTGCAGCAGAACTGCCGTACGCTGCACCGCGTTTCGACTCGGGAGGAGGCAAAGGGCCTGATCAGCGTCGTTGACGCAGCCGTTCTCCATATGCCGGCCGGGTTGATCGTCGACTGGCAGTCGGCGCTCACCAAGATGCGCAAGCTCCCGATCCTGTGGCTCTGCACCGAAAACGAGGCGCCGAAGGAAATCGACTGGGGCTTTACGCTGGACGGGATTTTATTCGGATCCATGACATCGATCGAAATGAATATCGCGCTCAAATGGGGAATGCGCGTTTTTCAGCAGCACAAGCGGTGGGCCGAGGAACGCGACCAGCTGCTGCAGCGGCTCGAGGAACGCAAATGGATCGACCAGGCGAAAGCCGTCCTCTGCGAAATCAAAGGCATCTCCGAAGCGGAGGCCTACGATTTTCTGCGCAAGCAGGCGATGAACGAGCGCAAGAGGATCGGCGATATCGCCGCGTCAATCGTCAAAGTGTATCAGCTGATCCACGGTTAA
- the nagZ gene encoding beta-N-acetylhexosaminidase — MHKGKYGLAVLAMLLIFASGCSGQKSDSGQQAAGGAGQEMSNGGTNQGTADGGASGGQQNAAAGGTDTSGGAGGTSEGAGGGADGSPGAGTSGNTGGSQNGDGAGATSPDTGSGLPAPSANVLRQLQSMTLDEKLGEMIVAGMDGNTPTSRTKTMIQQQHVGGVIFYKNNVTDPKGLAAYVNQLKAWNRDNPSALFLSVDEEGGTVSRLPGLEKFPDAWDVGKTKDTGYAADMGGFLGAASSAMGMNVDYAPVLDINSNPNNPVIGVRSFGATSDLVSQMGLPVMKGIQAQGVISVVKHFPGHGDTSVDSHLDLPVVNKSLKQLQQFEWVPFADAIREGADAVMVAHILFPKIDPKYPASLSKTIITDELRGTLGFQGVVITDDLTMGAIGKHFGIGEAAVQSVKAGADIMLVAHGYDDVVTVIDALKKSISQGGISKKRIDESVTRILTLKEKYGLSDRKTVQTPNLTSLNAEIRKAIGAH; from the coding sequence ATGCATAAAGGCAAATACGGGCTTGCCGTGCTTGCGATGCTGCTTATCTTCGCATCGGGCTGCTCCGGGCAAAAGAGCGATTCGGGGCAGCAGGCTGCAGGCGGCGCAGGCCAAGAGATGAGCAATGGCGGAACGAATCAAGGCACGGCGGACGGCGGCGCAAGCGGCGGTCAGCAAAACGCCGCAGCGGGCGGCACGGATACGAGCGGCGGCGCCGGCGGGACGTCAGAAGGGGCGGGAGGCGGCGCAGACGGTTCGCCCGGAGCCGGAACAAGCGGGAATACGGGCGGCTCGCAGAATGGAGACGGGGCGGGAGCAACTTCCCCGGATACCGGTTCGGGGCTTCCCGCTCCGAGCGCGAACGTACTGCGCCAGCTGCAGTCGATGACGCTGGACGAAAAGCTGGGCGAGATGATCGTCGCCGGCATGGACGGAAACACGCCGACAAGCCGGACGAAAACGATGATTCAGCAGCAGCATGTGGGCGGCGTCATTTTCTATAAAAACAATGTGACCGATCCGAAGGGCCTTGCGGCATATGTCAATCAGCTGAAAGCGTGGAACCGGGACAATCCGTCGGCGCTGTTCCTCTCCGTCGACGAGGAAGGCGGGACGGTCAGCCGGCTCCCCGGTCTGGAGAAGTTTCCGGACGCCTGGGACGTCGGTAAAACGAAGGATACCGGCTACGCTGCGGATATGGGAGGTTTTCTGGGAGCGGCGAGCAGCGCGATGGGCATGAACGTCGATTATGCCCCGGTGCTGGACATCAACTCCAACCCGAACAACCCGGTCATCGGCGTCCGTTCGTTCGGAGCGACGTCCGATCTCGTCTCGCAGATGGGACTTCCGGTCATGAAAGGGATTCAAGCGCAGGGCGTCATTTCCGTCGTGAAGCATTTTCCGGGGCATGGCGATACGTCGGTCGATTCCCATCTCGATCTGCCCGTCGTGAACAAGAGCCTTAAGCAGCTTCAGCAGTTCGAATGGGTGCCGTTCGCGGACGCCATTCGCGAAGGAGCGGATGCGGTGATGGTCGCGCATATCCTGTTTCCGAAAATCGACCCTAAATACCCGGCATCGCTTTCGAAAACGATTATTACGGACGAACTGCGCGGGACGCTTGGCTTCCAAGGCGTCGTCATAACCGACGATCTGACGATGGGCGCAATCGGGAAGCATTTCGGCATCGGCGAAGCTGCCGTGCAGAGCGTAAAAGCCGGCGCGGATATTATGCTCGTCGCACATGGCTACGACGATGTCGTTACGGTGATCGACGCACTGAAGAAAAGCATCTCGCAGGGCGGCATCTCCAAGAAACGGATCGACGAAAGCGTGACGCGCATTTTGACGCTGAAAGAGAAATACGGGCTGTCCGACCGCAAGACGGTGCAGACGCCGAATCTGACCAGCCTGAACGCCGAAATTCGCAAGGCGATTGGGGCGCATTAA
- a CDS encoding TetR/AcrR family transcriptional regulator codes for MSPKVSEAHKDSKRAEIVEAAKRVFIRKGYQAATMKDVVEESGMSRGGVYLYFSSTEDMMLEIVAESEEEDEQWVRTALESGGSVWESLKELFYRVEQEAERISETMIPATIEFFVIARQSGKFAGLMQQRYERAVRLLGELVKRGVETGEFRPVVPAEAASRAIIGFSDSLMIGAAQVGYEAAATHMQTGTVLISLEHLLQVQKLGSGTKGERSE; via the coding sequence ATGTCGCCGAAGGTATCGGAAGCGCATAAGGATTCGAAACGGGCGGAAATCGTGGAGGCCGCAAAACGCGTATTTATCCGGAAAGGCTACCAGGCGGCCACGATGAAGGATGTCGTGGAAGAATCGGGCATGAGCAGGGGGGGCGTCTACTTGTATTTCTCCTCCACGGAAGACATGATGCTGGAAATCGTGGCGGAGTCCGAGGAGGAGGATGAACAGTGGGTGCGGACGGCGCTTGAATCGGGGGGCTCAGTCTGGGAATCGCTGAAAGAGCTGTTTTACCGGGTCGAACAGGAAGCCGAACGGATTTCGGAGACGATGATTCCGGCCACGATCGAATTTTTCGTCATCGCCCGCCAAAGCGGCAAGTTTGCCGGTCTGATGCAGCAGCGCTACGAGCGGGCCGTGCGGCTGTTGGGGGAGCTGGTTAAGCGGGGAGTGGAGACGGGCGAGTTCCGGCCGGTCGTGCCGGCGGAAGCGGCGTCGAGAGCGATTATCGGCTTCAGCGACAGCCTGATGATCGGCGCCGCGCAGGTCGGTTACGAAGCGGCGGCGACGCATATGCAGACCGGGACAGTCCTGATTTCGCTGGAGCATTTGCTGCAGGTCCAGAAGCTCGGAAGCGGCACGAAGGGGGAGCGGAGCGAATGA
- a CDS encoding uroporphyrinogen-III synthase has product MARLEGKMIAVTGPRKAEELSRMVGKFGGEAVLRPAQGTVFVDDTRIEGQLHALIARPADWFVLTTGVGLEALLEAAGKLGLTERFIEALRRMRLAARGYKTVNALRKIGLVPEVRDGDGTTAGLLRELEPYDMHGARVALQLYGDPAPRLNGALAQRGAVCEELLPYRHIPPENDVVELLIDEIAAGEVDAVTMTSTVQVRYVMGCAARLGKLEAVRQAFEGPVLAVAVGKVTAETLHEEGLRRVLYPEEERLGSMVVAMSRYFDSRYESIPKLAAVPVSKPADGSSFAAAAE; this is encoded by the coding sequence ATGGCTCGTCTGGAAGGCAAAATGATTGCCGTAACCGGCCCGCGCAAAGCGGAGGAACTGAGCCGCATGGTCGGCAAATTCGGGGGAGAAGCCGTGCTCCGGCCGGCGCAGGGCACCGTATTCGTGGACGATACGCGGATCGAAGGCCAACTGCATGCGCTCATCGCGCGTCCGGCCGATTGGTTCGTGCTGACGACAGGCGTCGGACTCGAGGCGCTGCTGGAGGCGGCCGGCAAGCTCGGGCTGACCGAGCGGTTCATTGAAGCGCTTCGCCGCATGCGTCTGGCGGCGCGCGGCTACAAGACGGTGAACGCGCTGCGTAAAATCGGGCTCGTGCCGGAGGTCCGCGACGGCGACGGCACGACGGCCGGGCTGCTCCGGGAGCTTGAGCCTTACGATATGCACGGCGCGCGGGTGGCGCTGCAGCTGTACGGCGATCCCGCCCCGCGCCTGAACGGCGCGCTGGCGCAGCGGGGCGCCGTATGCGAGGAGCTGCTGCCGTACCGTCATATCCCGCCGGAGAACGACGTCGTGGAGCTGCTGATCGACGAAATTGCCGCCGGCGAAGTCGACGCGGTGACGATGACCAGCACGGTGCAGGTCCGCTATGTGATGGGATGCGCCGCCCGCCTCGGCAAGCTGGAAGCGGTTCGACAGGCGTTCGAAGGCCCGGTGCTGGCGGTTGCCGTCGGGAAGGTGACGGCGGAGACGCTGCACGAGGAAGGCCTCCGGCGCGTGCTGTATCCGGAGGAAGAGCGGCTGGGCAGCATGGTGGTAGCGATGAGCCGGTATTTCGACAGCCGGTATGAATCGATTCCCAAGCTGGCGGCGGTGCCGGTTTCGAAGCCGGCGGATGGTTCAAGCTTCGCCGCCGCCGCGGAGTGA
- the cobA gene encoding uroporphyrinogen-III C-methyltransferase codes for MYGKVYLTGAGPGDPKLITLRGLETIRLADVLIYDRLVAEELVEEASPSAELLYVGKASGHHTMKQEEINALIADRAMKGCTVTRLKGGDPFVFGRGGEEALYLSALGVEFEIVPGISSCIAAPAYAGIPVTHRKLAASFAVITGHECVDKDGAGVDWNWAAGAETLVVLMGLQQLPVIVRRLLEAGKDASVPIALIQSGTRETQRIVTGTLADITANPETAHLVSPVAIVIGPVVTLQDSLAWRKVEAVVS; via the coding sequence ATGTACGGGAAAGTCTATTTGACCGGCGCGGGCCCGGGCGACCCGAAGCTGATCACGCTGAGGGGGCTGGAAACGATCCGGCTGGCCGACGTCCTCATTTACGACCGGCTTGTGGCGGAGGAGCTTGTCGAGGAAGCGAGCCCGTCGGCGGAGCTGCTGTATGTGGGCAAAGCGTCGGGGCATCATACGATGAAGCAGGAGGAGATCAACGCGCTGATCGCGGACCGCGCCATGAAAGGCTGCACGGTCACCCGCCTGAAGGGCGGCGACCCGTTCGTATTCGGTCGCGGCGGCGAAGAAGCGCTGTACCTGTCCGCGCTCGGCGTCGAATTTGAGATCGTGCCCGGCATTTCCTCCTGCATCGCGGCTCCGGCTTATGCCGGCATTCCGGTCACTCACCGCAAGCTCGCGGCATCGTTCGCCGTTATTACCGGCCACGAGTGCGTGGATAAAGACGGCGCGGGCGTCGACTGGAACTGGGCGGCCGGAGCGGAGACGCTTGTCGTGTTGATGGGGCTTCAGCAGCTTCCGGTCATCGTCCGGCGACTTCTGGAAGCCGGCAAGGACGCGTCCGTGCCGATCGCGCTGATCCAAAGCGGCACGCGGGAGACGCAGCGGATCGTAACCGGCACGCTGGCCGATATTACGGCCAATCCCGAGACGGCCCATCTTGTAAGCCCCGTCGCCATCGTCATCGGACCGGTCGTTACACTGCAGGACAGCCTGGCCTGGCGCAAAGTCGAAGCCGTCGTTTCGTAG
- the nirD gene encoding nitrite reductase small subunit NirD has product MNEVIVGHISEFTDRRGRVFRLGELELALFKLSDGEVKAVENNCPHKNGKLSEGMVCDHHVYCPLHDWKIDLNDGLVQAPDEGCIQTYPVFVDDKGNVVLQLAMQSKVS; this is encoded by the coding sequence ATGAATGAAGTGATCGTAGGACATATTTCCGAATTTACGGACCGGCGCGGACGCGTATTCCGGCTTGGCGAGCTTGAGCTTGCGCTGTTCAAGCTGTCGGACGGCGAAGTCAAGGCGGTTGAGAACAACTGCCCGCACAAGAACGGCAAGCTTTCGGAGGGAATGGTGTGCGATCACCACGTCTATTGTCCGCTCCACGATTGGAAAATCGATTTGAACGACGGGCTTGTGCAGGCGCCGGATGAAGGCTGCATTCAGACGTACCCGGTCTTCGTCGACGATAAAGGCAACGTCGTGCTGCAGCTTGCGATGCAGTCGAAGGTTTCTTAA
- the nirB gene encoding nitrite reductase large subunit NirB yields the protein MKRKLVMIGNGMAGVSFVEQLLKLNPHRYDITIIGAEPHPNYNRIMLSSVLAGDANMQDIVLNDWDWYRDNNILLHAGQTAAHIDTEKRTVTTDKGIAASYDDLVFATGSLPFMLPLPGADKEGVIAFRDIKDCETMIEASKNYRKAVVIGGGLLGLEAARGLLNLKMEVDVVHIFDNLMERQLDRTASKLLQAELERQGMNFLLEKQSDSIMGKKRVTGLKFKDGTHVDADLVVMAVGIKPNVQLAKDSGIEVNRGIVVDDYLQTSLPNVYAVGECAEHRGIAYGLVAPLYEQGAILAKKLAGVDSEGYQGSVVSTKLKVSGVNVFSAGRFNDEPGTKAVRVQDDIDGIYKKVVFDQGKVIGAVLFGDTGDSSRLFSLIRSGEDFAGREKEVLLGSSGGQMASTGDLVAAMSGDEIVCGCNGVTKDTILESITEKGCVSVGEIRACTKASGGCGGCKPLVEAILTSALGEDNVAAVKEGICGCTTLSRDEVVDAIKRMHLTTSKEVMHVLEWANPEGCTKCRPALNYYLGMVYPDEHEDELESRIVNERSHANIQKDGTFSVVPRIYGGVTTPADLKKIATVAEKYNVPLVKITGGQRIDLLGVKKEDLPGMWGDLDMPSGYAYGKALRTVKTCVGSTFCRFGTQDSIKMGIDLEKKFERLDTPHKVKLAVSGCPRNCAEATIKDLGVVAIDGGWEIYVAGNGGTRVRAADLLVKVKTEEEVLEWTGAYLQYYRETANWNERTSEWAQRVGLDTVKKALESKEDRDALCERIDKTLGLVKDPWKQIVENAELSKAFDALTAPAEAKV from the coding sequence ATGAAAAGAAAACTCGTCATGATCGGCAACGGCATGGCAGGCGTCTCGTTCGTCGAACAGCTGCTCAAGCTGAACCCGCACCGGTACGATATTACGATTATCGGCGCCGAGCCGCATCCCAACTATAACCGGATTATGCTTTCGTCGGTTTTGGCCGGCGACGCCAACATGCAGGATATCGTGCTCAACGACTGGGACTGGTACCGCGACAACAACATTCTGCTCCATGCGGGCCAGACGGCCGCCCACATCGACACGGAGAAACGCACCGTAACGACGGACAAAGGCATCGCCGCTTCCTATGACGATCTTGTATTCGCCACCGGCTCGCTGCCGTTCATGCTGCCGCTGCCGGGCGCCGACAAGGAAGGCGTCATCGCCTTCCGCGACATTAAAGACTGCGAGACGATGATCGAAGCATCGAAAAACTACCGCAAGGCGGTCGTGATCGGCGGCGGTCTGCTCGGCCTCGAAGCGGCGCGCGGCCTGCTCAATCTGAAAATGGAAGTCGATGTCGTCCATATTTTCGACAACCTGATGGAGCGTCAGCTCGACCGGACGGCGTCGAAGCTGCTCCAGGCGGAGCTCGAGCGCCAGGGCATGAATTTTCTGCTCGAGAAGCAGTCCGATTCGATCATGGGCAAGAAACGCGTCACTGGCCTGAAATTCAAGGACGGCACGCATGTCGACGCCGATCTGGTCGTCATGGCCGTCGGCATCAAGCCGAACGTGCAATTGGCGAAGGACAGCGGCATCGAAGTGAACCGCGGCATCGTGGTCGATGACTATTTGCAAACGAGCCTGCCGAATGTATATGCGGTCGGCGAATGCGCCGAGCACCGCGGCATCGCCTATGGCCTCGTCGCTCCGCTTTACGAGCAGGGCGCGATTTTGGCCAAAAAGCTGGCGGGCGTCGACAGCGAAGGCTACCAGGGCTCGGTCGTTTCTACGAAGCTGAAGGTATCCGGCGTCAACGTTTTCTCGGCGGGCCGGTTTAACGACGAGCCCGGAACGAAGGCGGTCCGGGTGCAGGACGATATCGACGGGATTTATAAAAAAGTTGTATTCGATCAGGGCAAGGTGATCGGCGCCGTACTGTTCGGCGATACGGGCGACAGCTCGCGACTGTTCTCGCTCATCCGCAGCGGCGAAGACTTCGCGGGCCGGGAGAAGGAAGTGCTGCTCGGCTCCTCCGGCGGACAGATGGCCAGCACGGGCGACCTCGTGGCGGCGATGAGCGGCGACGAAATCGTCTGCGGCTGCAACGGCGTCACGAAGGATACGATTCTTGAATCGATCACCGAGAAAGGCTGCGTCAGCGTCGGCGAAATCCGGGCCTGCACGAAGGCGTCCGGCGGCTGCGGCGGCTGTAAGCCGCTGGTCGAGGCGATTTTGACGTCGGCGCTTGGCGAAGACAACGTCGCCGCCGTCAAGGAAGGCATCTGCGGTTGCACCACGCTGTCCCGCGACGAGGTGGTCGACGCGATCAAGCGGATGCACCTGACGACCTCGAAGGAAGTCATGCACGTGCTGGAGTGGGCCAATCCCGAAGGCTGCACGAAGTGCCGCCCGGCGCTCAACTATTATCTCGGCATGGTTTACCCGGATGAGCACGAGGATGAGCTGGAATCGCGCATCGTCAACGAGCGCAGCCACGCCAACATCCAGAAGGACGGCACGTTCTCGGTCGTTCCCCGGATTTACGGCGGCGTGACGACGCCGGCCGACCTGAAGAAAATCGCAACGGTGGCGGAGAAGTACAACGTACCGCTCGTGAAAATCACCGGCGGACAGCGGATCGACCTGCTCGGCGTGAAGAAAGAGGATCTTCCGGGCATGTGGGGCGACCTCGATATGCCGTCCGGCTACGCCTACGGCAAGGCGCTGCGCACGGTCAAAACCTGCGTCGGCTCGACGTTCTGCCGCTTCGGCACGCAGGACTCGATCAAGATGGGCATCGATTTGGAGAAGAAGTTCGAGCGGCTGGATACGCCGCATAAAGTGAAGCTTGCCGTTTCCGGCTGCCCGCGGAACTGCGCGGAAGCGACGATCAAGGATTTGGGCGTCGTGGCGATTGACGGCGGCTGGGAAATTTACGTGGCGGGCAACGGCGGAACCCGCGTAAGGGCGGCCGACCTGCTCGTGAAGGTGAAGACGGAAGAGGAAGTGCTGGAATGGACCGGCGCTTACCTGCAGTACTATCGCGAAACGGCCAACTGGAACGAACGGACGAGCGAATGGGCGCAGCGCGTCGGGCTCGATACGGTTAAGAAAGCGCTGGAGAGCAAGGAAGACCGCGACGCGCTGTGCGAGCGGATCGACAAAACGCTCGGACTCGTGAAGGATCCGTGGAAGCAAATCGTCGAGAATGCCGAGCTGAGCAAGGCGTTCGACGCTTTGACGGCGCCGGCGGAAGCGAAAGTTTAG
- a CDS encoding MFS transporter: protein MKELFRNGVFVKLFAASFASQMGATIGNMAFAFYLLDRFSSQPAYASLAELMYALPTLFVFFIVGVLADRFDRQRIAEYSGWIRVLLTAVLLGTIAAGWIPLVFAVLFLRSAVSKFYGPAESAMLQGIMPEEQYAQASGLNQMVMGVFMLFGVGLGAAAYQTVGVYGAVAADGCGLILSALLVRACRIDRSVRLPAGESSWRELGLKAVWSDFRDGLKYVLGNRLLLALVSGFLLFGLLNGAFAVLPVFTMKYKLEPDAYERFASLFAVFLGVGFLIGSAAGALLAKKLKPHIVMIAGLLVTAGLVGAMAGTPNVWVYLTLVLVTGAVLAPLNIAIGGWLPQIAEPAMMGRVTAWIDPVLMLGQSVALGVISALYPRSLSLEWIYIAVAAVVLISFVYYAATLPRLARSASGAQRHGAPAEGAEMPAGGGS, encoded by the coding sequence ATGAAGGAGCTTTTTCGCAACGGCGTGTTTGTCAAGCTGTTCGCGGCGTCGTTTGCTTCGCAAATGGGCGCGACGATCGGGAATATGGCGTTCGCCTTCTACCTGCTCGACCGGTTCTCCAGCCAGCCTGCATACGCATCGCTGGCCGAGTTGATGTACGCGCTGCCGACGCTCTTCGTTTTCTTTATCGTCGGCGTGCTTGCCGACCGGTTCGACCGCCAGCGGATCGCCGAGTATTCGGGCTGGATCCGCGTCCTGCTGACGGCGGTGCTGCTTGGCACAATCGCCGCGGGCTGGATACCCCTCGTGTTTGCGGTCTTGTTTCTGCGCTCGGCGGTGTCGAAATTTTACGGGCCGGCCGAATCGGCGATGCTGCAGGGCATTATGCCGGAGGAGCAGTACGCACAAGCATCCGGGCTCAATCAGATGGTAATGGGCGTGTTCATGCTGTTCGGCGTCGGGCTTGGCGCGGCGGCTTACCAAACGGTGGGCGTATACGGCGCCGTCGCGGCCGACGGCTGCGGGCTGATCCTCTCGGCGCTGCTCGTGCGGGCATGCCGCATCGACCGGTCCGTCCGCCTTCCCGCCGGCGAGTCCTCCTGGCGTGAGCTGGGGCTGAAGGCGGTATGGAGCGATTTTCGCGACGGGCTCAAGTATGTCTTGGGCAACCGGCTGCTGCTTGCGCTGGTGTCCGGCTTCCTGCTGTTCGGGCTGCTGAACGGAGCGTTTGCTGTGCTGCCGGTTTTCACGATGAAATATAAGCTGGAGCCGGACGCTTATGAGCGCTTCGCTTCGCTGTTTGCGGTTTTTCTCGGCGTCGGCTTCCTGATCGGCAGCGCGGCCGGGGCGCTCCTCGCCAAAAAGCTGAAGCCCCATATTGTTATGATCGCGGGGCTGCTCGTGACGGCGGGCCTCGTCGGCGCGATGGCGGGAACGCCGAATGTGTGGGTTTACCTGACGCTGGTGCTCGTTACGGGCGCCGTCCTTGCGCCGCTCAATATCGCCATCGGCGGCTGGCTGCCGCAAATCGCGGAGCCGGCCATGATGGGGCGCGTTACCGCCTGGATCGACCCCGTGCTGATGCTCGGGCAATCGGTCGCGCTCGGTGTGATTTCGGCGTTATACCCGCGGTCGCTCTCGCTTGAATGGATCTATATCGCGGTTGCGGCCGTCGTGCTGATTTCGTTCGTCTATTATGCGGCGACGCTGCCCCGTCTGGCGCGGTCGGCAAGCGGCGCGCAGCGGCACGGCGCTCCTGCCGAAGGCGCGGAAATGCCCGCCGGCGGCGGCAGCTGA